A single genomic interval of Saccharothrix saharensis harbors:
- the nagA gene encoding N-acetylglucosamine-6-phosphate deacetylase, with translation MDTVVAAPRALLGRTITGPVSLRISAGRIVEVVAGSPPDGAEVLTDGLLTPGLVDVQVNGAVGVDFAEVDPEGMAAVARALPRTGVTRFLPTLITAPVPVAVRQAHAVLAASATLPPHAGAKPLGVHLEGPFLSPKRAGVHDPALMVPPGAAEIDVLLADEVLRRALRMVTLAPEQPGGMDAVRRLAAAGVLVAVGHSDATGEQTRAAAEAGARMVTHLFNAQRPLGHREPGVPGVALVDDRFTLGLIADLAHVGPDVCRLVFNAAGHRVALVTDAVAAAGMPPGRYQLGGADVLLTEDGVPRSPEGTIAGSALTLDRAVRNIVSVGVDPADALAAATVVPADAIGEPTLGRLEVGAVADLVWWDDDLRPRKVWVDGEVAFDREAAFEGAAVGVAAAGQ, from the coding sequence TTGGACACGGTTGTCGCAGCTCCGCGAGCACTGCTCGGTCGGACCATCACCGGTCCCGTCAGCCTGAGGATCAGCGCAGGCCGGATCGTGGAGGTCGTCGCGGGTTCACCACCCGACGGCGCCGAGGTGCTGACCGACGGCCTGCTCACCCCGGGCCTGGTGGACGTGCAGGTCAACGGGGCGGTCGGGGTCGACTTCGCCGAGGTGGACCCCGAGGGCATGGCCGCGGTGGCGAGAGCGCTCCCACGAACGGGGGTGACCCGGTTCCTGCCCACGTTGATCACCGCGCCGGTGCCGGTCGCCGTGCGGCAGGCGCACGCCGTGCTGGCGGCGTCGGCCACCCTGCCGCCGCACGCGGGCGCCAAGCCGCTCGGCGTGCACCTGGAGGGGCCGTTCCTGTCGCCGAAACGCGCGGGCGTCCACGACCCGGCGCTGATGGTGCCGCCCGGCGCGGCCGAGATCGACGTGCTGCTGGCCGACGAGGTGCTGCGGCGCGCGTTGCGCATGGTGACGCTCGCCCCGGAGCAGCCGGGCGGCATGGACGCCGTGCGCAGGCTGGCGGCGGCGGGCGTGCTGGTGGCGGTCGGCCACAGCGACGCGACGGGCGAGCAGACCAGGGCCGCCGCCGAGGCGGGCGCGCGGATGGTGACGCACCTGTTCAACGCCCAGCGACCGCTCGGGCACCGCGAGCCGGGTGTGCCGGGAGTGGCGCTGGTGGACGACCGGTTCACGTTGGGCCTGATCGCGGACCTGGCGCACGTCGGACCGGACGTGTGCCGGCTCGTGTTCAACGCGGCCGGGCACCGGGTCGCGCTGGTCACGGACGCCGTGGCCGCCGCGGGCATGCCGCCGGGCCGCTACCAGCTCGGTGGCGCGGACGTGCTGCTGACCGAGGACGGCGTGCCGCGGTCGCCGGAGGGCACGATCGCGGGCAGCGCGCTGACGTTGGACCGGGCCGTGCGCAACATCGTGTCGGTGGGCGTGGACCCGGCGGACGCGCTGGCGGCGGCGACCGTCGTCCCGGCCGACGCGATCGGCGAGCCCACGCTCGGCCGTCTGGAGGTCGGGGCGGTGGCGGACCTGGTCTGGTGGGACGACGACCTGCGTCCGCGCAAGGTGTGGGTGGACGGCGAGGTCGCGTTCGACCGTGAGGCGGCGTTCGAGGGCGCCGCGGTGGGCGTGGCGGCCGCGGGCCAGTAG
- a CDS encoding FadR/GntR family transcriptional regulator, with protein MAVTDDAILRVKEMIVSGELKPGDRLPREADLAGRLGLSRNSLREAVKALSLVRVLDVRQGDGTYVSSLRADDLLGALSFVLDLHRGEDSVLEVLQVRRILEPAAAAMAAQRVGPEEIAALRALCDAAESARSVEELVEHDLEFHRAVALGSGNAYLAQLLDTLAGPTVRVRTWRGITQGGAVDRTVAEHRAIVDALAAHQPELARSWSTVHVAGVEQWLSDLA; from the coding sequence GTGGCAGTTACCGACGACGCCATCCTGCGCGTCAAGGAGATGATCGTCTCGGGCGAGCTGAAGCCGGGCGACCGTCTGCCGCGCGAAGCCGACCTCGCCGGGCGCCTGGGCTTGTCGCGGAACTCGCTGCGCGAGGCGGTCAAGGCGTTGTCGCTGGTCAGGGTGCTGGACGTGCGGCAGGGCGACGGGACCTACGTGTCCAGCCTGCGGGCCGACGACCTGCTCGGCGCGCTGTCGTTCGTGCTGGACCTGCACCGCGGCGAGGACTCCGTGCTGGAGGTCCTGCAGGTGCGCCGCATCCTCGAACCGGCCGCGGCGGCGATGGCGGCGCAGCGGGTCGGACCGGAGGAGATAGCGGCGCTGCGGGCGTTGTGCGACGCCGCCGAGTCGGCCCGGTCGGTGGAGGAGCTCGTCGAGCACGACCTGGAGTTCCACCGCGCCGTCGCGCTCGGCTCGGGCAACGCCTACCTGGCCCAACTGCTGGACACGCTGGCCGGGCCGACCGTGCGCGTGCGCACCTGGCGCGGCATCACGCAGGGCGGCGCGGTCGACCGGACCGTCGCCGAGCACCGCGCGATCGTCGACGCCCTGGCCGCCCACCAGCCCGAACTGGCCCGCTCGTGGTCCACGGTGCACGTGGCGGGCGTCGAGCAGTGGCTGTCCGACCTGGCGTGA
- a CDS encoding SIS domain-containing protein, with product MTDHQPGRHMAAEIDQQPGIFADLHARRDAIAPVASVIAERRPRFVLLAARGSSDHAALYAKYLTEVLLELPAGLVSPSTTTLYGAQPDLRDVLLVAVSQSGGSPDLLEVTESARARGALTVAVTNTASSPLNGAAELSVDVGAGVEQAVAATKTYSATLLALYLLVDAIRGGDGAAAARLGDLARATLDSSADAVAEAVQRYRFVDRVLTTGRGYSLPTALESALKLAETSYLAARAYSGADLLHGPVAAVDAETAVLAVTSAGKGGDALHDVLDAVHGRGADVLAVGSASDKVSAALRIPVPETAEEVAPILEILPVQRLAHGLALARGGDPDNPRGLNKVTRTR from the coding sequence ATGACCGACCACCAGCCCGGCAGGCACATGGCGGCCGAGATCGACCAGCAGCCGGGGATCTTCGCCGACCTGCACGCCCGGCGGGACGCCATCGCCCCGGTCGCCTCGGTGATCGCCGAGCGCCGGCCGCGGTTCGTGCTGCTGGCGGCGCGCGGGTCCAGCGACCACGCGGCGCTGTACGCGAAGTACCTGACCGAGGTGCTGCTGGAGCTGCCCGCCGGGCTGGTGTCGCCGTCCACGACCACGCTGTACGGGGCTCAGCCTGACCTGCGGGACGTGCTGCTGGTCGCGGTGTCGCAGTCGGGCGGGTCGCCGGACCTGCTGGAGGTGACCGAGTCGGCGCGGGCGCGTGGCGCGTTGACGGTCGCGGTGACCAACACGGCGTCCTCGCCGCTGAACGGGGCGGCCGAGCTGTCGGTGGACGTCGGCGCGGGCGTGGAGCAGGCGGTGGCGGCCACGAAGACGTACTCGGCGACGTTGCTGGCGCTGTACCTGCTGGTGGACGCCATCCGGGGTGGTGACGGCGCGGCGGCGGCGCGGCTGGGCGACCTGGCCCGGGCGACGCTGGACTCGTCGGCGGACGCGGTGGCCGAGGCGGTGCAGCGGTACCGGTTCGTGGACCGGGTGCTGACGACCGGGCGCGGGTACTCGCTGCCCACGGCGCTGGAGTCGGCGCTGAAGCTGGCCGAGACGTCCTACCTGGCGGCGCGGGCGTACAGCGGGGCGGACCTGCTGCACGGGCCGGTGGCGGCGGTCGACGCGGAGACGGCCGTGCTGGCCGTGACCAGCGCCGGCAAGGGCGGTGACGCGCTGCACGACGTGCTGGACGCCGTGCACGGCCGCGGCGCCGACGTCCTGGCGGTCGGTTCGGCCTCGGACAAGGTCTCGGCCGCCCTGCGCATCCCGGTCCCCGAGACCGCGGAGGAGGTCGCCCCCATCCTGGAGATCCTCCCGGTCCAGCGCCTGGCCCACGGCCTGGCCCTGGCCCGCGGCGGCGACCCGGACAACCCCCGCGGCCTGAACAAGGTCACCCGCACCCGCTGA
- a CDS encoding glycoside hydrolase family 3 protein gives MSLHRLASGVLLPGFHGTTAPDWLLERVADGLGGVVLFGRNVVDDAQVTALSAQLRGVRADVVIGIDEEGGDVTRLDAGGGSEVPGNHALGAADDLGLTRAVAASIGARLAACGVSLNLAPSADLVLTLDDPVIGVRSFGSDPAAAAGHVAAFVEGLQAVGVAACAKHFPGHGASTVDSHAALPVLPRTTAELAAVEFVPFRAAVAAGVRSIMTGHLVVPEWGDAPATLNPRAVRVLREELGFTGAVITDGLDMKAVGGDLAEGSVRSLAAGVDALCLGGEPLDDDGLRWLVDSIVAAVESGVLPVERLEEAARRTAALGAPAAAVEAHDPDLGLVAARRALEVRGTLRLSGPPVVVDLAVEPSIAVGDVPWGLGPYLAELVPGTSVVASTSADEIAALAAGRPVVVVTREAHRHAWARELVSTLGTIGLDLVHVETGVPGPDLGAGARVDTHGGARVCLRAAAERIAATL, from the coding sequence CGCCCAGGTCACGGCGTTGAGCGCGCAGTTGCGGGGTGTGCGCGCGGACGTGGTGATCGGCATCGACGAGGAGGGTGGTGACGTCACCCGGCTCGACGCGGGCGGCGGGTCGGAGGTGCCGGGCAACCACGCGCTGGGCGCGGCCGACGACCTGGGGCTGACCCGGGCGGTGGCGGCGTCGATCGGGGCGCGGCTGGCGGCGTGCGGGGTGAGCCTGAACCTCGCGCCGTCGGCCGACCTGGTGCTGACGCTGGACGACCCGGTGATCGGCGTGCGGTCGTTCGGGTCGGACCCGGCGGCGGCGGCCGGGCACGTGGCGGCGTTCGTGGAGGGGCTGCAGGCGGTCGGGGTGGCGGCGTGCGCCAAGCACTTCCCCGGTCACGGTGCGTCCACTGTGGACTCGCACGCGGCGCTGCCGGTGCTGCCGCGGACCACCGCGGAGCTGGCGGCGGTGGAGTTCGTGCCGTTCCGCGCGGCGGTGGCGGCGGGGGTGCGGTCGATCATGACCGGGCACCTGGTCGTGCCGGAGTGGGGCGACGCGCCCGCGACGCTGAACCCGCGGGCGGTGCGCGTGCTGCGGGAGGAGCTGGGCTTCACCGGGGCGGTCATCACCGACGGGCTGGACATGAAGGCCGTCGGCGGCGACCTCGCGGAGGGGTCCGTGCGGTCGCTGGCGGCCGGCGTGGACGCGTTGTGCCTGGGCGGGGAGCCGCTGGACGACGACGGGCTGCGGTGGCTGGTCGACAGCATCGTGGCGGCCGTGGAGTCGGGTGTGCTGCCGGTGGAGCGGCTGGAGGAGGCGGCACGGCGGACGGCCGCGCTGGGCGCCCCGGCGGCGGCCGTGGAGGCGCACGACCCGGACCTGGGGCTGGTGGCGGCCCGGCGGGCGCTGGAGGTGCGCGGCACGCTGCGGCTGTCCGGGCCGCCGGTGGTCGTGGACCTCGCGGTGGAGCCGTCGATCGCGGTCGGGGACGTGCCGTGGGGCCTCGGGCCGTACTTGGCGGAGCTCGTGCCGGGCACCTCGGTGGTGGCGTCGACGTCGGCGGACGAGATCGCGGCGCTGGCGGCCGGCCGCCCGGTGGTGGTCGTGACGCGTGAGGCACACCGCCACGCCTGGGCTCGCGAGCTGGTGTCGACACTCGGTACTATTGGTCTAGACCTCGTGCACGTCGAGACCGGCGTGCCGGGGCCGGACCTGGGCGCCGGCGCCCGCGTGGACACCCACGGCGGAGCCCGGGTCTGCCTGCGCGCCGCCGCCGAGCGCATCGCCGCCACCCTCTAG